A genomic window from Gammaproteobacteria bacterium includes:
- a CDS encoding MoxR family ATPase: protein MNRESSASARQADSLLADWRGRALALEDGVNRAMVGLERPVRLVLIALFARGHVLLEGDVGVGKTTLLRALARGIGGVYERLEGTIDLLPNDLIYYTYINEQGRPQVDPGPLLKHGEDLSFFFFNEINRARPQVHSLLLRVMAERSVSAFNREYRFPHLQVFADRNRVEKEETFEIPSAARDRFFMEIPIELTQDRELRRSLMFDTRFHDADALIARVQSGIIPFAQVKDIGPLIQQEIGVSETLETYALDLWEATRDPERFGVVIEDVDMSQLVQAGASPRGASLLIRAAKVAAWLNDRETVVPEDVQSIFFETMTHRVFFNPVYELRRAMLARQMMEQILSQVASP, encoded by the coding sequence ATGAACCGCGAGTCATCGGCCAGCGCGCGCCAGGCCGATTCCCTGCTTGCGGACTGGCGCGGTCGCGCGCTGGCGCTTGAAGACGGCGTCAACCGGGCGATGGTCGGGCTTGAGCGTCCTGTACGCCTGGTGTTGATAGCGCTGTTCGCGCGCGGCCACGTACTGCTGGAAGGCGACGTGGGCGTCGGCAAGACCACGTTGCTGCGCGCGCTGGCCCGCGGTATTGGCGGCGTCTACGAGCGGCTTGAGGGTACCATCGACCTGTTGCCGAACGATCTCATTTATTACACCTACATAAATGAGCAGGGCCGGCCCCAGGTCGATCCCGGGCCGCTGCTCAAGCACGGTGAGGATCTTTCGTTCTTCTTTTTCAACGAGATCAATCGTGCGCGTCCTCAGGTGCATTCGTTATTGCTGCGGGTGATGGCGGAGCGCAGCGTCAGCGCCTTCAACCGCGAGTATCGGTTTCCACACCTGCAGGTATTCGCTGATCGTAACCGCGTGGAGAAAGAGGAAACCTTCGAGATTCCGTCGGCTGCGCGCGACCGGTTTTTTATGGAGATTCCCATTGAGTTGACACAGGATCGCGAGCTGCGCCGCAGTCTGATGTTCGACACTCGGTTCCACGATGCGGACGCGCTGATCGCACGCGTGCAGTCGGGGATCATTCCGTTCGCCCAGGTCAAGGACATCGGCCCGCTGATCCAGCAGGAGATTGGCGTCAGCGAAACATTAGAGACCTACGCGCTCGATCTTTGGGAGGCGACGCGCGATCCCGAGCGCTTTGGCGTCGTGATCGAAGACGTCGATATGAGTCAACTGGTGCAGGCTGGCGCCAGTCCTCGCGGGGCGAGCCTGTTGATTCGCGCGGCCAAGGTGGCGGCCTGGCTTAACGATCGCGAGACGGTGGTGCCGGAGGATGTGCAAAGTATCTTCTTCGAGACCATGACCCACCGCGTGTTCTTTAATCCAGTCTACGAATTGCGGCGCGCCATGCTCGCGCGACAGATGATGGAGCAGATTCTAAGTCAGGTCGCCTCGCCATGA
- the pqqB gene encoding pyrroloquinoline quinone biosynthesis protein PqqB, whose product MQVHILGSGAGGGFPQWNCNCVNCAGFRRGEITARARTQSSITASADGINWVLINASPDIRAQIDAFPALQPARAVRDTGIRAVVLMDSQIDHTTGLLTLREGNVPLELYCTDMVHQDLTSGFPVLTMLEHYCGVNRHPLPIDGDSFAIADAHGLAFTAIQLSSKSPPYSPHRHDPHPGDNVGLLIEDRATGGALFYAPGLGRIEDHLSPYMANADCLLIDGTCWTDDEMLRRGVGQKTASEMGHLHQSGAGGMIESLRQFDKPRKILIHINNTNPILNEHSPERAELLREGLEIAFDGMEIEL is encoded by the coding sequence ATGCAAGTCCATATACTCGGCTCGGGCGCTGGCGGCGGTTTTCCGCAATGGAACTGCAACTGCGTAAACTGTGCCGGTTTCCGCCGCGGGGAAATCACGGCGCGCGCACGCACTCAGTCCTCGATCACGGCCAGCGCCGACGGCATCAACTGGGTGCTGATCAACGCCTCGCCCGACATCCGCGCACAAATCGATGCATTCCCGGCGCTGCAGCCCGCGCGCGCCGTGCGCGATACCGGCATTCGCGCCGTGGTCCTGATGGACAGCCAGATCGATCACACCACCGGCCTGCTGACATTGCGCGAAGGTAATGTTCCGCTGGAGCTATATTGCACCGACATGGTCCATCAGGACCTGACCAGCGGCTTTCCGGTGCTGACCATGCTGGAACACTACTGTGGGGTTAACAGGCATCCGCTGCCCATTGACGGTGACTCGTTCGCCATCGCCGACGCGCACGGTCTCGCATTCACCGCGATTCAGCTTTCCAGCAAGTCGCCACCGTATTCGCCGCACCGGCACGATCCGCATCCGGGCGACAACGTCGGCCTGCTGATCGAAGATCGAGCCACCGGCGGCGCGCTGTTCTACGCGCCGGGCCTGGGTCGGATCGAAGATCATCTGTCGCCCTACATGGCAAACGCGGATTGCTTGCTGATAGACGGTACTTGCTGGACTGACGATGAAATGCTGCGTCGCGGCGTGGGACAGAAAACCGCCAGCGAGATGGGCCATCTGCATCAGTCGGGCGCAGGCGGCATGATTGAATCTCTACGCCAGTTCGACAAGCCGCGCAAGATACTGATCCACATCAATAACACCAACCCCATCCTGAACGAGCACTCACCGGAGCGCGCGGAACTCCTCCGCGAGGGGCTAGAGATCGCCTTTGACGGCATGGAAATCGAACTATGA
- the pqqC gene encoding pyrroloquinoline-quinone synthase PqqC, which yields MNATTASSSADRAWPPEEFERQLRSLGSRYHIHHPFQAMMNRGELNREQIQGWVCNRFYYQVNIPLKDGALLANCPDRDVRREWIQRILDHDGREGYEGGIDAWVRLGEACGLTRIDIESQRYVLPGVRFAVDAYVNFVRRADWHEAVSSSLTELFAPTIHKERLANWPKYYPWIDNDGLEYFRRRLKEAHRDVDHGLSLTLKHFTTRAQQEKVIGIVQFKLDVLWTMLDAMYMAYIHKMPPYYNVSAAT from the coding sequence ATGAACGCAACCACTGCATCTTCCAGCGCCGATCGAGCCTGGCCGCCCGAAGAGTTCGAGCGACAGTTGCGAAGCTTAGGCAGCCGCTACCACATTCATCATCCCTTCCAGGCGATGATGAATCGCGGCGAACTTAATCGCGAACAGATTCAGGGCTGGGTGTGCAACCGTTTCTACTATCAGGTCAACATCCCGCTCAAGGACGGCGCGCTGCTTGCTAACTGCCCCGATCGCGATGTGCGTAGAGAGTGGATACAGCGCATCCTGGATCACGACGGGCGCGAAGGTTACGAGGGCGGCATCGACGCATGGGTGCGATTGGGCGAGGCCTGTGGCCTCACCCGCATTGATATTGAATCGCAGCGCTACGTGCTGCCGGGCGTGCGTTTTGCTGTCGATGCCTACGTCAACTTTGTGCGCCGCGCCGACTGGCATGAGGCCGTGAGTTCATCGCTGACCGAACTGTTCGCGCCCACCATCCACAAGGAGCGGCTTGCGAACTGGCCGAAGTATTATCCGTGGATCGATAACGACGGTCTTGAATACTTCCGCCGGCGATTAAAAGAAGCGCACCGGGACGTGGATCACGGTTTGAGCCTGACGCTTAAACACTTCACCACCCGCGCGCAGCAGGAGAAGGTCATCGGCATCGTGCAGTTCAAGCTAGATGTGCTGTGGACTATGCTGGATGCGATGTACATGGCCTACATCCACAAGATGCCACCGTACTACAATGTGAGTGCGGCAACGTGA
- the pqqD gene encoding pyrroloquinoline quinone biosynthesis peptide chaperone PqqD, protein MTLNTVIKITPTFRLQWEPAQNAHVLLYPEGMVKLNPSAGEILKHCDGARKVSQLVAELQTQFPGADLEADVLKFLRVAHEQGWIKSV, encoded by the coding sequence ATCACGCTGAATACGGTCATCAAGATCACGCCGACCTTCCGCCTGCAGTGGGAACCCGCGCAAAATGCGCACGTGCTGCTGTATCCGGAGGGCATGGTCAAGCTCAACCCCAGCGCGGGCGAAATTCTCAAACACTGCGACGGAGCGCGCAAGGTCAGCCAGCTTGTCGCCGAACTCCAAACGCAATTCCCCGGCGCCGATCTGGAAGCCGACGTGCTGAAATTCCTGCGTGTTGCGCACGAGCAGGGGTGGATAAAGTCCGTTTAA